Genomic window (Arachis hypogaea cultivar Tifrunner chromosome 13, arahy.Tifrunner.gnm2.J5K5, whole genome shotgun sequence):
ATCCGCGATTCGATCTTTAAAGGATGTGAATTGGATCTTATCCGATCTGATCAGTctgcggatcggatcgtatccgcaattttcggatcagATGCGAATATTTACCGCAAATTTGCTTATtcgatccgatccatgaacatgCCTATTGAATTGAGTTAAATAGCCATAACAGTCACATCATATAGCCGTTACCTATTCACCGTGACGTCTCTCAAACTCTCTGTATATGTTATCACGTCGTTAAAGAATAtttcttgaaaaatattttaggGATGACCCTGAGTCACTTTTATTAAATTCAAGAACAATACTAGGACCAATGTAAGTTTAGGAACATCTTTAAAACTTGATTACAAGTTCAGAGAccactttaaaaattaatttaaaaaaatcatgatAAAAAATCTCGGATCCCTACATTTTTAAGaactacttttaatattttttcatcaTAAATAATCCACATTCAACTAAGTGgcacaaattaaacaaaaattaacgcAAGTATGCATTACgtttttcttttcacttctttaacatgaaaatttttgttaaacaacataaaaatttattgatataacatagaattttttaaatatagcATATGAACTTatccatataatataaaaaattttatatataatacaaaaattatcAATAATACAAAAATCTTTACACATAAATTTTTGCTACAAAACGTATTTTGCTAGTTGGACTTATTTTTGACAGGCTAACATTCTTGTTTAATTATTATAGGTAGgttaaaagcaaaagaaaaaatattagtaaCTAAATAATGACAATGAAATAATACAttatatcttttcatatctattcgtcaacaaaagaaaacatttttgagatttaaataataaacaaattgggaacttaaaattcaatttaaaaaagaatTGGGAGTCTGGgagtttaaaattattaaatttttttctattaaaagctTGACATGAACTGTGGACAGGTCATGctcctcaacaatatttttcatGAGCATCCCATAATTAGTGAATGATCCAGCAAaggaatcaaattttaaataaaaaatcttatgtaataatacaaaaaaaaaattataattgagtTTCCATGATTGTTTAGTTACCTTTGAAATTAGATTAAAGCCTATAGATACTGTGAGGATAAATCTTTTATGATCataaagaaattaaaacaaaaatattattgttattattattattcagagAATAAGAATAATGTCTGAGGTTTGGTTATCTCTGAAGAATTCACTTCATTATTGCAAACCTCACTCAACAGAAGTTCATGATCCCATGACAAGTAGAAGGCAGCACCATAGAAAAAAAAAGACACGAGACAAAGTCATAGAAGGTTCAAATTCAGAGAAACAACATAATGGTGGTGATGATGCAATAATCGTTGACCCTGTCACACATGATATTGTCCTTGATGACACGAGCGAGGAATTTAAGATTAAGACTTATCTATCTTATCCTTACACTCACCTCAATAATACTCGCGAAGATGGTGGCAACAAAGGGTTGGAAGAATCATCAAGTAGATCAACAAGAAGAGGTATGTCTTTGACGAAAACACAATATGTTGATTGTTACCAATGCAGTGGTTTCTTAAAGTCAAAGGTTTCGATGCACAAAGGTTCTAATAGTGTTCCACTAACATCGACATgtcatcatgatcatcatcatcaatgtcGTGACAAACAAGAAAAATGTGTGGAAGGTTACAGTATCACTGAGAATTCAGGTATTGATCGTCACTTATTTGTTTTCTCTTGttgaattaaattaattttttaaagtttgattgtttatttatctaccttttctttttaacttttttcaCCATATAGTAcatatttatacaaaataaaattatggaAAACTTTTTGGGACATTCATAATCATAAGACAATAACACATGATGGATTGAACCACATATTTCTATTATTTCGACTCTCAGAGTAAtcagatttattttaaaaataataattgagagtcttaattcatcttttaaataaatacaaatataaatatatataattttaatttacaaattaatAGAATGCATTaagactttaatattttttttagaagagtAATAGAgatcagtaatttttgtgatttgtagctatcAAGTAGTtatcaatgatgtttttaatggtgtgaaatttatTCAATAACGTgagattactcatttttttttgctgattacgtactaactaaaatttaataaagttgctgtctctagactttttttttttttattcaacaaaGTCACTGGAATTTCTCCAATATTGTTTTTGAACTTTGCAATAGCCAATAGGGCCAATTCTGTaggaaattttctttttttattttgtgctgaTTTTCATTGGATACGTTTGTTTTGAATCCTTCAGCTTTAATTCATGTCCTACACACCGGCAGTCCAGCACCCTGTTTTAAATCGATCCAATTTATTTGATCAACTTTGAAtccttattagttttttttttttttaaattaagagtaAGTGAGTATGGTGATACTATGTTATTTAAGTTATAGTTTCTTGACGAAATCTTTATTAGTTTGTTCATGTATCATtaaggtttttaaaaaattaaattttttaatatgtttgacaaatatttaaaataaaaaattaaaattttaaaaaataactatttaaaaattataacttacatttatttttaaaatatattttaaaataagtaaataaataattattttacattattatatccaaatattattaataaataaaaaatatttttatataaaatatttaaatattaaattaattatttttaaaaaatttaaaattatttataaaaatatattttctttatctttttatccAAATAAATTCTATATCGCGTTACTTTTAGCTTTTGATgcaatctatttaattattttatacacaAAAGAAATATCTGGAGTAGGAATATCATGGATATTCTCATATTCAAAAGCGAAGGAATAAGCATCACTACAAACACTAtgaattgaatatatatataggcAAAACTATAGTAATAATTTATGGTTAAATCATTGAAATCAGGgggttattttttttccttttctgttttattcttttttttttgtatatcaaATGCTacgttttaaaaattaaataacccCACACGttttattaaaagttaaaactaataaaatgttTTACTCATTATAGATTAAGAGTAtatttggaataaaatatttttgtaattgattttattttatttgaactaataaaattaaaaataaattattgtatttagaatcattatataaaataagaattatttaatttacaaactaatataataaattgattttatatatttatctttCATATACCACACAATATTTTATCACCACTAATAATCGCCTTCATTTCCGGTGATTGAACCGTATCACCTCTGATCTTATCAATTCGAGgccattctcttttttttaattaatatctaaaaaataaaaataatatttttaatataccaAATCATTTCAATTTCAAacaaattctttaaaaaaaatgaaacaaatttaaaataaacaacTATAATATGTAAAcactaaaaaaatcaaatacaaaatcagtataaaatataaaatatatattaaaataaatttaataatatatattatatttatacacaaataaataataactgatatagtaattatttttgtgtttatataatatttttataaaataaattcataaaacttATGATCAATTCAATTTATGTTTTTTAAGTTAGTTTAAACTTGAATCTAATTTTGGAATTAAATCAAACATTTATTTAGATAGATGAGTGACTTGATCAGTGTACTCTACCGGTcgttgttaaaaatattttatataactattatATAATTGTCAAAAGTTGTCATTTTGAGAATGTATTTGGACAATTTATAGTAATgtcacaattattattattattattttactaaagataggagattcgaactcgtaattttttaattgagtatggagagattatgccatttgagctattattcattgaccacaaatattatttttaagatttagatactttaaattttaaattttaaattttattttaaagaataaagtatgatctattactatttattttatatgtggaaccaaagaaaaaatattcaataataaaaaattttaaatctaaaatttagaggatgAATTCTTATTTTTAAACTCGTAAgaaagctacatttgaaaagtgaCATGTATGAATACACATGTTGGCAGTTGTGCAACTTGACAGAGAAGATTCATCTTGGAAGATCATAGAAAGAATTTGCCAAACCAAATATATGAACCCTCAAACTACTGAAACCAATGCAGCAGCACATATAGAATGTGTCTTAAAAGTTCTTACCACTCCACAAACACTCGCTTCCTTTGAGGAATGCAGAGAAAGCGTGAGAAACATAGCTGAGAACATGCAACCTCGATGCATAGCTGATGGAAATGAAGTCATGAGGTTTTATGGAACAACCATTGCATGCTCCCTTGGTCTAGTAAATTACTCTTCTATCCTCACCTGCACTTTAGAACAATGTGGTTTGTGCCAAATTCTGAAGCATGGTTTCAACGCAAACCAAGAATTCTATGGTGAACGTGGGGTTCTCACCACTGCTACAAGTGATCAAGCCTTTGATtccattatt
Coding sequences:
- the LOC112783904 gene encoding uncharacterized protein is translated as MSEVWLSLKNSLHYCKPHSTEVHDPMTSRRQHHRKKKTRDKVIEGSNSEKQHNGGDDAIIVDPVTHDIVLDDTSEEFKIKTYLSYPYTHLNNTREDGGNKGLEESSSRSTRRGMSLTKTQYVDCYQCSGFLKSKVSMHKGSNSVPLTSTCHHDHHHQCRDKQEKCVEGYSITENSVVQLDREDSSWKIIERICQTKYMNPQTTETNAAAHIECVLKVLTTPQTLASFEECRESVRNIAENMQPRCIADGNEVMRFYGTTIACSLGLVNYSSILTCTLEQCGLCQILKHGFNANQEFYGERGVLTTATSDQAFDSIILFEYNEEALPILRKCVIVCRVIAGRVHNPLQEIQEETDSGFDSFIKKISRDSSDIEELFKFSLKEKAKEYESFDEEFKLNGIKQNSSMVIGICCSPLVSVVLVRFYWDPIHDVEKQP